One Maniola jurtina chromosome 24, ilManJurt1.1, whole genome shotgun sequence DNA window includes the following coding sequences:
- the LOC123877792 gene encoding myrosinase 1-like, whose translation MKLLIIIGLAAVWCDAAQWQDRRFPDDFRFGAATAAYQIEGGWNADDKGESIWDRLTHTNPDFIADRSNGDVAADTYSNYRTDVQMMRELGLDAYRFSIAWSRILPNGISSKVSDAGIAFYNNYINEMVKYNITPMVTLYHWDLPQKLQDLGGFMNPNFHEWFEDYARVAYENFGDRVKHWITFNEPREICYEGYGSDTKAPVINATDIGTYYCAKNLLIAHAKAYHAYVKDFKPKQGGVCGITISVNWVGPLTDSEDDRLAAEIKRQAEWGLYAEPIFSEYGGFPAELCNIVAWKSAEQGYRRSRMPEFTDEERTLVRGSSDFFGVNHYSGTLVSATHYKETHPVPSLLDDAGVGVYNPPEWPQSASSWLRLSPNSLYYALTHLDTKYNKPIIYVTENGWSESPEDGYYIDNGRVEYFRAKLNDALDALEAGVDLRGYMAWSLMDNFEWNQGYLERFGLFEVDFKSEYKERRPRKSAFVYKHIIETRVVDPYYEPDSLTMWIDDGHYFQSAYYNNQYSSGPFSVSYN comes from the exons ATGAAGCTGTTGATTATTATAGG TTTGGCGGCAGTTTGGTGCGATGCTGCGCAGTGGCAGGACAGACGATTTCCAGACGACTTCAGGTTTGGCGCGGCCACGGCTGCATACCAGATTGAAGGGGGCTGGAATGCAGATG ATAAGGGTGAAAGTATTTGGGACCGCTTGACTCACACAAACCCTGACTTCATCGCAGACAGAAGCAATGGCGATGTTGCTGCTGACACGTACTCAAACTACAGAACCGATGTTCAGATGATGAGGGAGCTCGGCCTGGACGCGTACCGGTTCTCCATAGCCTGGTCAAGAATTCTACCCAATGGCATCTCCAGCAAAGTTAGTGACGCTGGCATTGCGTTCTACAACAACTACATCAATGAAATGGTGAAGTACAACATCACTCCAATGGTGACATTGTACCACTGGGACTTACCACAGAAACTGCAAGATCTCGGCGGATTTATGAACCCTAATTTCCATGAATGGTTTGAGGACTACGCGCGGGTTGCATACGAGAACTTCGGTGACAGAGTTAAGCATTGGATTACGTTTAACGAACCGAGAGAAATCTGTTACGAAGGTTACGGTTCTGATACTAAAGCACCTGTTATAAATGCAACTGATATTGGAACGTATTATTGTGCCAAGAACTTATTGATTGCTCATGCAAAAGCTTATCACGCTTATGTGAAGGATTTCAAGCCCAAACAAGGTGGAGTGTGTGGTATCACTATAAGTGTCAATTGGGTCGGACCACTAACTGACTCTGAAGATGACAGGTTGGCAGCTGAAATTAAAAGGCAAGCAGAG TGGGGTCTGTACGCAGAACCAATTTTCTCCGAATACGGAGGCTTTCCTGCAGAACTGTGCAATATTGTCGCTTGGAAGAGCGCAGAACAGGGCTACCGAAGATCACGGATGCCAGAATTTACTGACGAAGAGAGGACTCTAGTGCGAGGATCTTCAGATTTCTTTGGAGTAAACCATTATTCTGGTACTCTTGTATCAGCTACGCATTACAAGGAAACCCACCCTGTGCCCTCATTGCTCGATGATGCTGGAGTAGGGGTCTACAATCCGCCAGAATGGCCGCAATCTGCCTCGTCTTGGTTAAGG cTGTCACCAAACAGTCTTTACTATGCGCTAACTCACCTCGACACTAAATATAACAAGCCAATAATCTACGTCACAGAGAATGGCTGGTCAGAAAGCCCTGAAGATGGCTATTATATTGACAATGGCAGGGTCGAATACTTCAGGGCCAAGTTGAACGATGCGTTGGATGCTTTGGAAGCTGGTGTCGACCTCCGAGGGTACATGGCATGGAGTTTGATGGACAACTTCGAATGGAATCAGGGTTATCT ggAACGTTTTGGCCTCTTCGAAGTGGATTTCAAAAGCGAATACAAGGAACGACGTCCAAGGAAATCTGCGTTTGTGTACAAACATATAATCGAGACTCGAGTGGTTGACCCCTACTACGAACCTGACTCCCTCACTATGTGGATTGATGATGGACATTATTTTCAATCAGCTTACTATAATAACCAATATTCTTCGGGGCCTTTTTCAGTGTCTTACAACTAG